A window of the Kineosporia corallincola genome harbors these coding sequences:
- a CDS encoding Fur family transcriptional regulator, translated as MSTNRRETKQRVAVSAALDQVEEFVSAQQLHTILRDGGDGVGLATVYRTLQQLAEDGEVDVLKSAENESMYRRCSRGHHHHLLCRVCRCTVEVESPSIEKWAQKVAAANGFAEVDHVVEITGICAECQAR; from the coding sequence ATGAGCACGAACCGGCGAGAGACCAAGCAGCGGGTGGCCGTCTCGGCGGCCCTGGACCAGGTGGAGGAGTTCGTCAGCGCGCAGCAGCTGCACACCATCCTGCGCGACGGCGGCGACGGCGTCGGTCTGGCCACGGTGTACCGCACGCTCCAGCAGCTCGCCGAGGACGGCGAGGTCGACGTGCTGAAGAGCGCCGAGAACGAGTCCATGTACCGCCGGTGCAGCCGCGGGCACCACCATCACCTGCTCTGCCGGGTGTGCCGGTGCACGGTCGAGGTGGAGAGCCCGTCCATCGAGAAGTGGGCGCAGAAAGTGGCGGCGGCCAACGGTTTCGCCGAGGTGGACCACGTCGTGGAGATCACCGGGATCTGCGCGGAGTGCCAGGCCCGGTAG
- a CDS encoding antibiotic biosynthesis monooxygenase family protein — protein MFVVTRYRVPAQESEQFAVLAREALAALGERPGCLDGRVSRSIDEPGLWVLSTRWESVGTYRRALSNAEVKMRAVPLMYRCIDEPTAFEDLATWSPGTGLAEHESDLIVD, from the coding sequence GTGTTCGTCGTCACCAGGTACCGCGTACCGGCGCAGGAGTCGGAACAGTTCGCCGTCCTCGCGCGGGAGGCCCTGGCCGCGCTCGGTGAACGGCCGGGCTGCCTGGACGGGCGGGTGAGCCGGTCCATCGACGAGCCCGGCCTGTGGGTGCTCTCCACCCGCTGGGAGAGCGTCGGCACCTACCGCCGCGCCCTGTCGAACGCGGAGGTGAAGATGCGCGCCGTGCCGTTGATGTACCGCTGCATCGACGAGCCCACCGCCTTCGAGGACCTGGCCACCTGGTCGCCCGGCACGGGTCTCGCCGAGCACGAGAGCGACCTCATCGTCGACTGA
- a CDS encoding glycine--tRNA ligase produces the protein MAAKQESRLDAVINLSKRRGFVFPSGEIYGGTRSAWDYGPLGVELKENIKRQWWRYMVTGRDDIVGLDSSVVLPRQVWEASGHVDVFSDPLVECQSCHRRYREDHLLEEYEEKKGRPATSLEEIACANCGTRGAWTEPKQFSGLMKTFLGVVEDESGMAYLRPETAQGIFVNFKNVYQSARRKPPFGIGQIGKSFRNEITPGNFIFRTREFEQMEMEFFVEPGTDEEWHQYWIDHRMAWYTDLGLSADNLRLYEHAKEKLSHYSKRTVDIEYRFGFQGSEWGELEGIANRTDYDLKTHSEKSGVDLSFFDQASNTRYLPYVIEPAAGLTRSLMAFLVEAYAEDEAPNTKGGVDKRTVLKLDHRLAPVKAAVLPLSRNADLSPKARDLAAELRRSWNVDFDDAQAIGRRYRRQDEIGTPYCITVDFDTLEDDAVTIRSRDTMEQERVPLNGVTAWLGARLPGC, from the coding sequence GTGGCCGCCAAGCAGGAATCACGTCTAGACGCCGTCATCAATCTCAGCAAGCGCCGGGGCTTCGTCTTCCCCAGCGGTGAGATCTACGGCGGTACCCGCTCGGCGTGGGACTACGGCCCGCTCGGCGTGGAGCTCAAGGAGAACATCAAGCGCCAGTGGTGGCGCTACATGGTCACCGGCCGCGACGACATCGTCGGCCTGGACTCCTCGGTCGTCCTTCCCCGGCAGGTCTGGGAGGCGTCCGGCCACGTCGACGTGTTCAGCGACCCGCTGGTCGAGTGCCAGTCGTGCCACCGCCGCTACCGGGAGGACCACCTCCTGGAGGAGTACGAGGAGAAGAAGGGCCGCCCGGCCACCTCGCTCGAGGAGATCGCCTGCGCCAACTGCGGCACCCGCGGCGCCTGGACCGAGCCCAAGCAGTTCTCCGGCCTGATGAAGACCTTCCTCGGTGTGGTCGAGGACGAGTCCGGCATGGCCTACCTGCGCCCGGAGACCGCGCAGGGCATCTTCGTCAACTTCAAGAACGTGTACCAGTCCGCGCGCCGCAAGCCGCCCTTCGGCATCGGCCAGATCGGTAAGTCGTTCCGCAACGAGATCACGCCCGGTAACTTCATCTTCCGCACGCGTGAGTTCGAGCAGATGGAGATGGAGTTCTTCGTCGAGCCCGGCACCGACGAGGAATGGCACCAGTACTGGATCGACCACCGGATGGCCTGGTACACCGACCTCGGCCTGAGCGCCGACAACCTGCGGCTGTACGAGCACGCCAAGGAAAAGCTGTCGCACTACTCCAAGCGCACGGTCGACATCGAGTACCGCTTCGGCTTCCAGGGCTCGGAGTGGGGTGAGCTGGAGGGCATCGCCAACCGCACCGACTACGACCTGAAGACGCACAGCGAGAAGTCCGGCGTCGACCTGAGCTTCTTCGACCAGGCCAGCAACACCCGCTACCTGCCCTACGTGATCGAGCCGGCCGCCGGCCTGACCCGCTCGCTGATGGCGTTCCTGGTGGAGGCCTACGCCGAGGACGAGGCCCCGAACACCAAGGGCGGCGTGGACAAGCGCACCGTGCTGAAGCTCGACCACCGGCTGGCCCCGGTGAAGGCCGCGGTGCTGCCGCTGTCGCGCAACGCCGACCTGTCGCCCAAGGCCCGCGACCTGGCGGCGGAGCTGCGCCGCTCGTGGAACGTGGACTTCGACGACGCGCAGGCCATCGGCCGCCGCTACCGTCGCCAGGACGAGATCGGCACGCCGTACTGCATCACCGTCGACTTCGACACCCTCGAAGACGACGCGGTGACGATCCGCTCGCGCGACACCATGGAGCAGGAGCGCGTGCCGCTGAACGGCGTCACCGCGTGGCTGGGTGCGCGTCTGCCGGGCTGCTGA
- a CDS encoding ABC transporter ATP-binding protein: MDTTAVITPAVELSGLVKTFGTVTAVNGLDLSVAPGEVVAFLGPNGAGKTSTIDMMLGLSRPASGAVRVFGLDPVDAVAQGRIAAVMQTGGLLKDLTVLETVQLSASLYRDPRPVGEVLERAGISGISGRRVGKCSGGEQQRLRFALALLPEPDLLVLDEPTTGMDVEARRAFWNAIRQDAARGRTVLFATHYLDEADTYADRIVMIRKGTVVADGTASEVRGMAAGRQVRAVLPGADQVALAALPGVTSVAQRGDSVTIECSDSDSVLRHLITRTPAHDFEVTSRNLEDAFIALTTGE, from the coding sequence ATGGACACGACAGCGGTCATCACCCCGGCGGTGGAACTCTCCGGGCTGGTCAAGACGTTCGGCACGGTCACCGCGGTGAACGGTCTCGACCTCAGCGTCGCGCCCGGCGAGGTGGTGGCCTTCCTCGGGCCGAACGGCGCCGGGAAGACCTCGACGATCGACATGATGCTCGGTCTCAGCCGCCCGGCCTCCGGCGCGGTGAGGGTGTTCGGGCTGGACCCGGTGGACGCCGTGGCGCAGGGCCGGATCGCCGCCGTGATGCAGACCGGCGGCCTGCTGAAAGACCTGACCGTGCTGGAGACGGTGCAGCTGAGCGCCTCGCTGTACCGCGACCCGCGCCCGGTCGGGGAGGTGCTGGAACGGGCCGGGATCAGCGGGATCTCGGGCCGCCGGGTGGGCAAGTGCTCGGGAGGGGAGCAGCAGCGCCTGCGGTTCGCGCTGGCGCTGCTGCCGGAGCCGGATCTGCTGGTGCTGGACGAGCCGACCACCGGCATGGACGTGGAGGCCCGGCGCGCCTTCTGGAACGCGATCCGGCAGGACGCCGCCCGGGGCCGCACGGTGCTGTTCGCCACCCACTACCTGGACGAGGCCGACACCTACGCCGACCGGATCGTGATGATCCGCAAGGGCACGGTGGTGGCCGACGGCACCGCCTCCGAGGTGCGCGGCATGGCGGCCGGCCGGCAGGTGCGCGCCGTGCTGCCGGGCGCCGACCAGGTCGCGCTGGCCGCCCTGCCCGGCGTGACATCCGTTGCGCAGCGCGGGGACTCGGTCACCATCGAGTGCTCCGACTCGGACTCGGTGCTGCGCCACCTGATCACCCGGACGCCGGCGCACGACTTCGAGGTCACCTCGCGCAACCTGGAGGACGCGTTCATCGCCCTCACCACCGGTGAGTGA
- a CDS encoding ABC transporter permease, with protein sequence MSAMTTARGPVTFSPTYLVLELRRALRNRRTLVFLLVMPPVFFLLFGHDYRDSDPAAFAYVMVSMAVYGSMIATTSIGAQVSVERAQGWTRQLRLTPLRPTGYVLTKVGAALILGVVPIGIVLGVGAFMGAQLSAGEWVSVAVLSWFCSLVFAAFGLFIGYLIPAENAMQFLGPVLALMSFFGGLFQPLDTMPQALQDIAPWMPTYAVGLIARSPITDSGLTPAHLGDLVLWTGIFVAGTAILFRRDTQRV encoded by the coding sequence ATGAGTGCGATGACGACGGCCCGCGGGCCGGTCACGTTCAGCCCCACCTACCTGGTGCTCGAACTGCGCCGGGCCCTGCGCAACCGCCGCACACTGGTGTTCCTGCTGGTCATGCCGCCGGTGTTCTTCCTGCTCTTCGGTCACGACTACCGCGACAGCGACCCGGCCGCCTTCGCCTACGTGATGGTCAGCATGGCGGTGTACGGGTCGATGATCGCCACCACCTCGATCGGGGCGCAGGTGTCGGTGGAGCGCGCGCAGGGCTGGACCCGGCAGCTGCGCCTGACCCCGCTGCGGCCCACCGGTTACGTGCTCACGAAAGTCGGTGCGGCATTGATCCTCGGCGTCGTCCCGATCGGTATCGTGCTCGGGGTGGGCGCTTTCATGGGGGCACAGCTGAGCGCGGGGGAGTGGGTGTCGGTCGCGGTGCTGAGCTGGTTCTGCTCGCTGGTGTTCGCCGCGTTCGGGCTGTTCATCGGCTACCTGATCCCGGCCGAGAACGCGATGCAGTTCCTCGGCCCGGTGCTCGCCCTGATGAGCTTCTTCGGCGGCCTGTTCCAGCCCCTCGACACGATGCCGCAGGCCCTGCAAGACATCGCCCCGTGGATGCCCACCTACGCCGTCGGGCTGATCGCCCGCAGCCCGATCACCGATTCCGGTCTCACCCCGGCACACCTCGGCGACCTGGTGCTCTGGACGGGGATCTTCGTGGCCGGCACCGCGATCCTGTTCCGCCGTGACACGCAGCGCGTCTGA
- a CDS encoding sensor histidine kinase, with product MTRSASEALFRFAEWVRAGMVPGPDAHRFPASATVGAMGGDASRGTSDLVGPPVLSRGPLGGRRRRELRLGPLILSPRLVLAGIWLVFLQDTLSAALRLESVLSRIAGTVVLVVFCVFYLYAFTVARSRTWTGRPLGTARFLSVCLPALGLTLLACWIIGEYGLTLLVYDGVVAVMIMRIEWAIGTVLALVAVVELSTRSMPGWVRQDGLALSILLSAVAVWGMTQMAARNIQLDLANDEIARLAVARERDRFARDLHDLLGHSLTVITMKSELAGRLVPLDPARAEAEIAEVERLARDALADVRLAVAGYREVTLSTELVSARTALDAAGIEAELPSAVDEVPGERRELFGWAVREGVTNVMRHSGARHCRITLTRDGIHIVDDGSGPPSAGSGNAGGHGLRGLRERAEAAGAVVTVGAGDDGRGFRLEVAFGREGFRTTGSRNGND from the coding sequence GTGACACGCAGCGCGTCTGAGGCGCTGTTCCGGTTCGCCGAGTGGGTGCGGGCCGGAATGGTGCCCGGGCCCGACGCCCACCGGTTCCCGGCGTCGGCTACCGTCGGCGCCATGGGGGGCGACGCGAGCAGGGGGACGAGCGATCTGGTCGGCCCACCCGTGCTGTCTCGCGGGCCACTGGGCGGCCGCCGCCGCAGGGAACTGCGCCTCGGCCCCCTGATCCTCTCGCCGCGCCTGGTGCTGGCCGGCATCTGGCTGGTCTTTCTGCAAGACACCCTCTCGGCCGCCCTGCGACTGGAGTCGGTGCTCAGCCGGATCGCGGGAACCGTTGTGCTGGTGGTTTTCTGCGTATTCTACCTGTACGCCTTCACGGTCGCCCGCAGCCGCACCTGGACCGGCCGGCCGCTGGGCACCGCGCGGTTCCTCAGCGTCTGCCTGCCGGCGCTCGGCCTGACCCTGCTGGCCTGCTGGATCATCGGGGAGTACGGCCTGACCCTGCTGGTGTACGACGGGGTCGTCGCGGTGATGATCATGCGCATCGAATGGGCGATCGGCACGGTGCTGGCCCTGGTCGCGGTGGTCGAGCTCAGCACCCGGTCGATGCCGGGCTGGGTGCGGCAGGACGGCCTGGCGCTGTCGATCCTGCTGTCGGCCGTGGCGGTCTGGGGGATGACCCAGATGGCCGCCCGTAACATCCAGCTCGACCTGGCCAACGACGAGATCGCCCGGCTGGCCGTGGCCCGCGAGCGCGACCGCTTCGCCCGCGACCTGCACGACCTGCTCGGCCACTCGCTCACCGTGATCACGATGAAGAGCGAGCTGGCCGGGCGGCTGGTGCCGCTCGACCCGGCCCGCGCCGAGGCCGAGATCGCCGAGGTGGAACGGCTGGCCCGGGACGCCCTGGCGGACGTGCGGCTGGCGGTGGCCGGGTACCGCGAGGTGACGCTGTCGACCGAGCTGGTGTCGGCCCGCACCGCCCTGGACGCCGCCGGCATCGAGGCCGAGCTGCCCAGCGCGGTCGACGAGGTGCCGGGCGAGCGGCGTGAGCTGTTCGGCTGGGCCGTGCGCGAGGGCGTCACCAACGTGATGCGGCATTCCGGTGCGAGGCACTGCCGGATCACCCTGACCCGTGACGGTATTCACATTGTGGACGACGGAAGCGGGCCACCCTCAGCCGGTTCCGGGAATGCGGGTGGTCACGGTCTGCGCGGGCTGCGGGAGCGGGCGGAGGCGGCGGGGGCCGTGGTGACGGTGGGGGCGGGTGACGACGGGCGCGGGTTCCGGCTGGAAGTGGCCTTCGGCCGAGAGGGTTTCCGGACGACGGGCTCGAGGAACGGGAATGACTGA
- a CDS encoding response regulator produces MTDGTIRLLLADDQAMVRGALAALLGLEPDLEVVAEVGRGDEVVAAALGSDAQVALVDVEMPGLDGLSATRELRAAVPGCRVLIVTTFGRPGYLRRAMEAGAAGFVVKDTPARQLADAVRRVHQGLRVVDPALAAETLTAGESPLTGRETEVLAAARDGGTVADLARTLNLSAGTVRNHLSSAIGKTGARTRAEAVRLADENGWLLR; encoded by the coding sequence ATGACTGACGGCACGATCCGGCTGTTGCTGGCCGACGACCAGGCGATGGTGCGCGGGGCGCTGGCCGCGTTGCTCGGGCTGGAGCCCGACCTGGAGGTGGTGGCCGAGGTCGGGCGCGGCGACGAGGTGGTGGCCGCGGCGCTGGGCAGTGACGCCCAGGTGGCGCTGGTCGACGTGGAGATGCCGGGGCTGGACGGCTTGAGCGCCACCCGCGAGCTGCGGGCGGCGGTGCCGGGCTGCCGGGTGCTGATCGTGACCACCTTCGGCCGGCCCGGCTACCTGCGCCGCGCGATGGAGGCCGGGGCCGCGGGTTTCGTGGTGAAGGACACCCCGGCCCGGCAGCTCGCCGACGCGGTGCGCCGGGTGCACCAGGGGCTGCGGGTGGTCGACCCGGCACTGGCCGCCGAGACCCTGACCGCCGGCGAGAGCCCGCTGACCGGCCGGGAGACCGAGGTGCTGGCCGCGGCGCGGGACGGCGGCACGGTGGCCGACCTGGCCCGCACGCTCAACCTCAGCGCGGGCACGGTGCGCAACCACCTGTCCTCGGCCATCGGCAAGACCGGTGCCCGCACCCGCGCCGAGGCGGTCCGGCTGGCCGACGAGAACGGCTGGCTGCTGCGCTGA
- a CDS encoding HAD family hydrolase, which yields MTEFDAILFDAGGVLVLPSPEMTGPLVEPFGGSAEPAVLMRGHFAGAHAMDHARAEGEESDWLAYGRAYVRAAGVPADREAEAAEAFVEGFNYTWWREPVPTAARTLHALAERGVPIGIVSNAGGQVENDLAALGICGVDTPGAARVACVIDSHVVGVSKPDPAIFRHALDALGLAASPRIAYVGDTVFFDVRASVAAGLTPLLHDPFGLHAADPHPSGPHRVLPRLEDLLDLV from the coding sequence ATGACCGAGTTCGACGCGATCCTGTTCGACGCCGGCGGGGTACTGGTGCTGCCGAGCCCGGAGATGACCGGTCCGCTGGTCGAGCCGTTCGGTGGATCCGCCGAGCCGGCCGTGCTGATGCGGGGTCACTTCGCCGGGGCCCACGCCATGGACCACGCCCGGGCCGAGGGCGAGGAGTCCGACTGGCTCGCCTACGGCCGGGCCTACGTGCGCGCCGCCGGCGTGCCCGCCGACCGTGAGGCCGAGGCGGCGGAGGCCTTCGTCGAGGGCTTCAACTACACCTGGTGGCGCGAGCCGGTGCCGACCGCCGCCCGGACCCTGCACGCCCTGGCCGAACGCGGCGTGCCGATCGGCATCGTCTCCAACGCCGGCGGCCAGGTCGAGAACGACCTGGCCGCCCTCGGCATCTGCGGGGTGGACACCCCCGGCGCCGCCCGGGTGGCCTGCGTGATCGACTCGCACGTGGTCGGCGTGTCCAAGCCCGACCCGGCGATCTTCCGGCACGCGCTGGACGCGCTGGGGCTGGCCGCGTCACCCCGCATCGCCTACGTGGGCGACACGGTGTTCTTCGACGTGCGGGCCTCGGTCGCGGCGGGCCTCACCCCGCTGCTGCACGACCCCTTCGGCCTGCACGCCGCCGACCCGCACCCGAGCGGGCCGCACCGCGTGCTGCCCCGGCTGGAGGACCTGCTCGACCTGGTCTGA
- a CDS encoding SRPBCC family protein, whose product MPEYQRALTVDASPDELFEYLSKVENLPDYFAGLKEAHSATGDEVHVTARVPAEATAGGHPEQVESNASFSVDADRRAIRWGTPALNDHDYGGSLEVTPDGERARLAVTLHTEHDDPDTINAGIDQTLRNVERIVTRKPRLQN is encoded by the coding sequence ATGCCCGAGTACCAGCGTGCCCTGACCGTCGACGCGAGCCCGGACGAACTGTTCGAGTACCTGTCGAAGGTGGAGAACCTGCCCGACTACTTCGCCGGCCTGAAGGAGGCGCACTCCGCCACCGGCGACGAGGTGCACGTCACCGCGCGGGTGCCGGCCGAGGCCACGGCCGGCGGCCACCCGGAGCAGGTGGAGTCCAACGCCTCGTTCTCGGTGGACGCCGACCGGCGGGCCATCCGCTGGGGCACCCCGGCCCTCAACGACCACGACTACGGCGGATCGCTGGAGGTCACGCCGGACGGCGAGCGCGCCCGGCTGGCCGTCACCCTGCACACCGAGCACGACGACCCGGACACGATCAACGCCGGGATCGACCAGACCCTGCGCAACGTGGAGAGGATCGTGACGCGGAAGCCCCGCTTGCAGAACTGA
- the dusB gene encoding tRNA dihydrouridine synthase DusB: MAGITNTAFRRLCREQMAAEGGEGLFVSEMVTSRALIERNDESMRLIQHDPDENPRSVQLYGVDPATVGACVSMLLDEDRADHIDLNFGCPVQKVTRKGGGAALPWKAGLFAAIVGAAVKAATPYGVPVTVKMRKGIDADHLSYLDAGRIAEAEGVATVALHGRTAADYYSGTADWSAIGTLKQHVTSIPVLGNGDIWSADDAVRMMAQTGADGVVVGRGCLGRPWLFADLAAAMNGRDTRRRPDLGYVLATMRRHIQLLTEHYDGYEKPYKKTGQDAESNAENRACRDFRKHIAWYFKGYVVGKEIRTGLAMISSLAEFDHLAGQLDGSQPYPGEHAEGPRGRAGSPRSVSLPEGWLNSREIDGELAGVLREAELSVSGG; this comes from the coding sequence ATGGCCGGTATCACCAACACGGCCTTCCGACGGCTGTGCCGCGAGCAGATGGCGGCCGAGGGCGGGGAGGGGCTGTTCGTCAGCGAGATGGTCACCTCGCGCGCGCTGATCGAGCGCAACGACGAGTCGATGCGGCTGATCCAGCACGACCCGGACGAGAACCCGCGCAGCGTGCAGCTCTACGGCGTCGACCCGGCCACGGTCGGGGCCTGCGTGTCCATGCTGCTCGACGAGGACCGGGCCGACCACATCGACCTGAACTTCGGCTGCCCGGTGCAGAAGGTCACCCGCAAGGGTGGCGGCGCGGCCCTGCCCTGGAAGGCCGGGCTGTTCGCGGCCATCGTGGGCGCCGCGGTGAAGGCGGCCACCCCCTACGGTGTGCCGGTCACCGTGAAGATGCGCAAGGGCATCGACGCCGACCACCTGTCCTACCTCGACGCCGGGCGGATCGCCGAGGCCGAGGGCGTGGCCACGGTGGCGCTGCACGGCCGCACGGCCGCCGACTACTACTCCGGCACGGCCGACTGGTCGGCGATCGGCACGCTGAAGCAGCACGTCACGAGCATCCCGGTGCTCGGCAACGGCGACATCTGGTCGGCCGACGACGCGGTACGCATGATGGCCCAGACCGGCGCCGACGGCGTGGTGGTGGGCCGGGGCTGCCTGGGCCGGCCCTGGCTGTTCGCCGACCTGGCCGCGGCGATGAACGGCCGCGACACCCGTCGGCGGCCCGACCTCGGCTACGTGCTCGCCACCATGCGCCGCCACATCCAGCTGCTCACCGAGCACTACGACGGCTACGAGAAGCCCTACAAGAAGACCGGTCAGGACGCCGAGAGCAACGCCGAGAACCGGGCCTGTCGCGACTTCCGCAAGCACATCGCCTGGTACTTCAAGGGTTACGTGGTGGGCAAGGAGATCCGCACCGGCCTGGCGATGATCAGCTCGCTGGCCGAGTTCGACCACCTGGCCGGCCAGCTCGACGGCAGCCAGCCCTACCCGGGCGAGCACGCCGAGGGCCCGCGCGGCCGGGCCGGCTCGCCGCGCTCGGTGTCGCTGCCGGAGGGCTGGCTGAACAGCCGCGAGATCGACGGCGAGCTGGCCGGCGTGCTGCGCGAGGCCGAGTTGTCGGTCTCCGGCGGCTGA
- a CDS encoding deoxyguanosinetriphosphate triphosphohydrolase, producing MTYHPEDRRRWHTEPPKDPRRGEFPRDRARVVHSSALRRLSAKTQVVGPASDEFVRNRLTHSLEVAQVGRELGSALGCDPDVVDTACLAHDLGHPPFGHNGEGALDEICAGIGGFEGNAQTLRLLTRLEPKVVGPQRGYGLNLTRASLDACTKYPWTRGEGGKFGVYDDDLEVFTWLRAGAPSGSRRCIEAQVMDLADDVAYSVHDVEDAVVSGRFDPRMLEDDDETARIVAQARDWYLPGVPEPDIAAGLDRLRHDPAWVSAFTGDYASLAALKNMASQLIGRFVRSAESATRAAVDGDPALPLTRYRADLVVPDETAVEIAVLKGLAAVYVMTVEDRQPVYALQRELLMELVQVLEDRAPKALDLPYALAWSAAGDDAGRLRAVIDQVASLTDARAVAWHREVTGRTG from the coding sequence ATGACCTATCACCCCGAAGACCGGCGCCGCTGGCACACCGAGCCACCCAAAGACCCACGCCGGGGCGAGTTCCCGCGCGACCGGGCGCGTGTGGTGCACTCCAGCGCGCTGCGCCGGCTGTCGGCCAAGACCCAGGTGGTGGGCCCGGCCTCGGACGAGTTCGTGCGCAACCGGCTCACCCACAGCCTGGAGGTGGCGCAGGTCGGGCGGGAACTCGGCTCCGCGCTGGGCTGCGACCCGGACGTGGTGGACACCGCCTGCCTGGCGCACGATCTCGGCCACCCGCCGTTCGGGCACAACGGTGAGGGGGCGCTCGACGAGATCTGTGCGGGCATCGGCGGTTTCGAGGGCAATGCGCAGACCCTGCGGCTGCTCACCCGGCTGGAGCCGAAAGTGGTCGGCCCGCAACGCGGTTACGGTCTGAACCTGACCCGGGCCAGCCTGGACGCCTGCACCAAGTACCCCTGGACGCGCGGCGAGGGCGGCAAGTTCGGGGTGTACGACGACGATCTCGAGGTGTTCACCTGGCTGCGGGCCGGTGCGCCGTCCGGGTCCCGGCGCTGCATCGAGGCGCAGGTGATGGATCTCGCCGACGACGTGGCCTACAGCGTGCACGACGTCGAAGACGCCGTGGTGTCCGGCCGTTTCGATCCCAGAATGCTTGAGGACGACGACGAGACCGCGCGGATCGTGGCCCAGGCCCGCGACTGGTACCTGCCGGGCGTGCCGGAGCCCGACATCGCCGCGGGTCTGGACCGGCTGCGCCACGACCCGGCCTGGGTCAGCGCGTTCACCGGCGACTACGCCTCGCTGGCCGCGCTGAAGAACATGGCCTCGCAGCTGATCGGCCGGTTCGTGCGCTCGGCCGAGTCGGCCACCCGGGCGGCGGTGGACGGCGACCCGGCGCTCCCCCTCACCCGGTACCGCGCCGATCTGGTGGTGCCGGACGAGACGGCCGTGGAGATCGCCGTCCTCAAAGGACTGGCGGCGGTGTACGTGATGACGGTCGAGGACCGGCAGCCGGTGTACGCGTTGCAGCGCGAGCTCCTGATGGAACTGGTGCAGGTGCTGGAGGACCGGGCGCCGAAGGCCCTGGACCTGCCCTACGCGCTGGCCTGGTCCGCGGCGGGTGACGACGCCGGGCGACTGCGGGCCGTGATCGACCAGGTGGCCAGCCTCACCGACGCCCGCGCGGTGGCCTGGCACCGCGAGGTCACCGGCCGCACGGGCTGA